The following are encoded together in the Arthrobacter sp. Y-9 genome:
- a CDS encoding helix-turn-helix domain-containing protein — MSSIVRIAERWRKCNKWHMSQQFSRSETVVALVDEGSNPFELACLTEVLGIDRPEVGGLLYDFRLCAAHQTVRMRQGFFRMTGIADLSALDDATTVIVPNRPDTSMPHHPDVLSAITRAHERGARLLGMCSGAFTLAEAGVLTGRRATVHWQWADEFRTRYPQVDLDEAVLFVDDGDILTSAGSAAALDLALHVIRKDHGADVASAVARRLVFPGHRPGGQRQFIDRPIPKEAESDLAAALDWAERHATEAITVSDVAARASLSVATLHRRFRAELGCTPLQWLSAIRLEHARRLLEQTDYSVDQVADRSGLGTTANLRKHLAAQTGLTPTAYRRTFESRPGPGGTSGSA, encoded by the coding sequence ATGTCTTCCATCGTCCGGATTGCCGAGCGCTGGAGAAAGTGCAATAAATGGCACATGTCGCAACAATTCTCTCGATCGGAAACCGTGGTCGCCTTGGTCGACGAGGGATCGAACCCCTTCGAACTCGCGTGCCTCACCGAAGTCCTGGGAATCGACCGCCCCGAGGTCGGCGGCCTGCTCTATGATTTCCGGCTGTGCGCCGCGCACCAGACGGTCCGGATGCGTCAGGGGTTCTTCCGGATGACCGGCATCGCGGATCTCTCAGCTCTCGACGACGCCACGACCGTCATCGTGCCCAACCGCCCCGACACGTCGATGCCCCACCATCCCGACGTCCTCAGCGCGATCACCCGGGCCCATGAACGGGGCGCACGCCTGCTGGGCATGTGCAGCGGCGCCTTCACGCTGGCGGAGGCTGGCGTGCTGACCGGCCGCCGCGCGACGGTTCACTGGCAGTGGGCGGACGAATTCCGCACCCGGTACCCACAGGTCGATCTCGATGAGGCGGTCCTCTTCGTCGACGACGGCGACATCCTCACCTCGGCCGGCAGCGCGGCCGCGCTCGACCTGGCGCTGCACGTGATCAGGAAAGACCACGGAGCGGATGTCGCATCCGCCGTCGCCCGTCGGCTGGTCTTCCCAGGCCATCGGCCGGGAGGTCAGCGGCAGTTCATCGACCGGCCGATCCCCAAAGAAGCCGAAAGCGACCTGGCGGCGGCTCTCGACTGGGCTGAACGGCACGCGACCGAAGCGATCACGGTTTCCGACGTCGCCGCCCGCGCGTCCCTGAGCGTCGCCACGCTCCACCGGCGCTTCAGAGCGGAACTCGGCTGCACACCGCTCCAATGGCTGAGTGCCATCCGACTGGAGCACGCCCGCCGCCTGCTGGAACAGACCGACTATTCGGTGGACCAGGTCGCGGACCGCAGTGGGCTGGGGACCACCGCGAACCTCCGCAAACACCTCGCCGCGCAGACCGGACTCACTCCCACGGCCTATCGACGGACCTTCGAATCCCGGCCGGGACCGGGCGGAACGTCCGGGAGTGCGTGA
- a CDS encoding LacI family DNA-binding transcriptional regulator: MHAEERHALIQQELTLSGKLMATEFAEKVGVSGMTLRRDLATLERRGVLRRVHGGAVPADDGLPGGASAFRPAAPSQLTIGLLVPTSQYYFSLIIKGAGRAAQQAGARLVLGVSGYDPDEELRLLKRFLASPIDALLITPLGADDGPTPTLEALYDARIPVVLVERPLENVLDPGPWDSVFTDHVRGTERLVRRWVQSSGGPVALGILEDSPNSPPIEAGYRRALELTGHAPHVVRIPSSAHGHEAHRAALARLAESCRAEGIRGVLVHNDGCALALTELFLEQGVRVPEDVEVVAYDDEIASLGLLPLSAVAPPKFELGHRAASLCLQRVRDGFCARERVALSPQFVPRQSTRTQLPAGLAL; the protein is encoded by the coding sequence ATGCACGCCGAGGAGCGGCACGCACTCATCCAGCAGGAGCTCACGCTCTCCGGCAAGCTGATGGCGACCGAGTTCGCGGAGAAGGTCGGGGTCTCCGGGATGACGCTGCGGCGTGACCTCGCGACGCTGGAGCGCCGGGGCGTGCTGCGTCGCGTGCACGGTGGAGCGGTGCCGGCCGACGACGGCCTGCCCGGTGGCGCTTCCGCCTTCCGTCCGGCCGCGCCGAGTCAGCTCACGATCGGTCTGCTGGTCCCCACCTCGCAGTACTACTTCTCCCTCATCATCAAAGGAGCGGGCCGCGCCGCTCAACAGGCGGGCGCCCGGCTGGTGCTCGGCGTCAGCGGCTACGACCCCGACGAGGAACTGCGGCTGCTCAAGCGCTTCCTCGCGTCGCCGATCGACGCCCTCCTGATCACCCCGCTCGGCGCGGACGACGGTCCGACCCCCACGCTGGAAGCCCTCTACGACGCCCGGATCCCGGTCGTCCTGGTGGAACGGCCGCTCGAGAACGTCCTCGACCCGGGCCCGTGGGACTCGGTGTTCACCGATCACGTGCGCGGCACCGAACGGCTCGTGAGGCGCTGGGTGCAGTCCAGTGGAGGGCCGGTCGCGCTCGGGATTCTCGAGGACAGCCCCAACTCACCGCCCATCGAAGCGGGCTACCGCCGGGCCCTGGAGCTTACCGGTCACGCGCCGCATGTGGTGCGGATCCCGTCCTCGGCGCACGGGCACGAGGCCCACCGCGCCGCACTCGCCCGCCTCGCCGAGAGCTGCCGGGCGGAGGGCATCCGCGGCGTTCTCGTCCACAACGACGGCTGCGCGCTCGCCCTCACGGAACTGTTCCTCGAGCAGGGCGTCCGGGTCCCGGAGGACGTGGAGGTCGTGGCCTACGACGACGAGATCGCCTCTCTCGGCCTGCTCCCCCTGAGCGCCGTGGCCCCGCCGAAGTTCGAGCTGGGTCACCGTGCCGCGAGCCTCTGTCTGCAGCGGGTCCGGGACGGGTTCTGCGCCCGCGAGCGCGTGGCCCTCTCGCCGCAGTTCGTGCCACGGCAGTCCACCCGGACGCAGCTTCCGGCCGGCCTGGCGCTGTAG
- a CDS encoding cation-translocating P-type ATPase, with protein sequence MSTVQTLDDRPGVPLTGLTPDQVAERVAAGAVNRTEDSTGRSTWQIVRANVFTRINAIFAVLAAIVVSTGYFIDAAFGLLIIANSVVGIIQEIRAKRTLDRLAIVGQAKPRVRRDGTSQDIAPEDVVRDDLIELGPGDQVMVDGEVLEASGLEVDESLLTGESDALAKAPGDEVLSGSFVSSGTGLYRATKVGSEAYAAKLSAEASKFTLVNSELRNGINKILKVITWLLIPAGVLSIYNQLSGHQALSDALRGMVAALVPMVPEGLVLMTTIAFAVGVIRLGRRQCLVNELPAIEGLARVDVVCADKTGTLTENAMRLGSVETPGDFSADDDAGATPGADGAARQLAASALAALAASDPRPNASMEAIREAYPTAPAWEVSETLPFASSRKYSGATFQGDTAEDASGSWLLGAPDVLLDAAEAAGVTGLEPWRHETDRFGSTGLRVLLLARARDLDSATIQAPAALVILEQKVRAEAPATLEYFAEQNVKVKVISGDNADSVGAVARSLHLAGAERTVDARTLDADPAALADEVDRGTVFGRVTPDQKRAMVKALQSKGHTVAMTGDGVNDVLALKDADIGVAMGAGSPATRAVAQIVLLDNSFATLPHVVAEGRRVIGNIERVATLFLTKTVYSVLLAILVGLPGLIGLDQVPYPFLPRHVTIVGWFTIGLPAFVLSLAPNHDRAQPGFASRVLRRALPAGVVVGIAAFVSYLMVRGDAVPQAQSSTAALLTLMTIALWVLAIVARPYTWWKALLLTAMIGGTVAMFAIPGARSVLQLEIGGPAQLWTAFGVAAVGIVLVEIAWWFGNRKSRAAA encoded by the coding sequence GTGAGCACCGTGCAGACCCTCGATGACCGTCCCGGCGTGCCCCTGACAGGCCTGACACCGGATCAAGTGGCCGAACGCGTCGCGGCGGGCGCCGTCAACCGGACCGAGGACTCCACCGGGCGCAGCACCTGGCAGATCGTCCGCGCCAACGTCTTCACCCGCATCAACGCGATCTTCGCGGTCCTGGCCGCGATCGTGGTGTCCACGGGGTACTTCATCGACGCGGCGTTCGGCCTCCTGATCATCGCGAACAGCGTGGTCGGCATCATCCAGGAGATCCGGGCGAAACGCACCCTGGACCGGCTCGCGATCGTCGGGCAGGCGAAGCCCCGCGTCCGCCGGGACGGCACCAGCCAGGACATCGCACCCGAGGACGTGGTCCGGGACGATCTCATCGAGCTCGGCCCCGGGGACCAGGTCATGGTGGACGGCGAGGTCCTCGAAGCGTCCGGCCTGGAGGTGGACGAGTCCCTGCTCACGGGCGAATCGGACGCCCTCGCCAAGGCTCCCGGGGACGAAGTCCTCTCCGGCAGCTTCGTCTCCTCCGGCACCGGCCTGTACCGGGCCACGAAGGTCGGCTCGGAGGCCTACGCCGCGAAGCTCTCCGCGGAGGCCAGCAAGTTCACCCTGGTGAACTCGGAACTGCGCAACGGCATCAACAAGATCCTCAAAGTCATCACCTGGCTCCTCATCCCCGCCGGCGTGCTCTCCATCTACAACCAGCTCTCCGGACATCAGGCCCTGTCCGACGCCCTGCGGGGCATGGTCGCCGCCCTGGTGCCGATGGTCCCGGAAGGCCTGGTCCTCATGACCACCATCGCCTTCGCCGTCGGCGTCATCCGCCTCGGCCGCCGCCAGTGCCTCGTCAACGAACTGCCGGCCATCGAGGGCCTGGCGCGCGTGGACGTGGTCTGCGCGGACAAGACCGGAACCCTCACCGAGAACGCCATGCGGCTGGGCTCTGTGGAGACCCCCGGCGACTTCTCAGCGGACGACGACGCCGGCGCCACCCCCGGCGCCGACGGAGCCGCCCGGCAGCTGGCCGCCTCAGCCCTGGCGGCGCTGGCGGCGAGCGACCCGCGGCCCAACGCCTCCATGGAAGCCATCCGCGAGGCCTACCCCACCGCACCGGCCTGGGAGGTCTCCGAGACCCTGCCCTTCGCGTCCAGCCGCAAGTACAGCGGCGCGACCTTCCAGGGCGACACCGCCGAGGACGCCTCCGGCAGCTGGCTCCTCGGAGCGCCGGACGTCCTTCTGGACGCCGCCGAGGCCGCAGGCGTCACCGGGCTGGAACCGTGGCGCCACGAGACCGACCGCTTCGGCTCCACCGGCCTGCGCGTGCTGCTCCTGGCCCGTGCCCGCGACCTCGACTCCGCCACGATCCAGGCCCCGGCAGCTCTCGTGATCCTGGAACAGAAGGTCCGGGCCGAGGCGCCAGCCACCCTGGAGTACTTCGCGGAGCAGAACGTGAAGGTCAAGGTGATCTCCGGGGACAATGCCGATTCGGTCGGCGCCGTGGCCCGGTCCCTCCACCTGGCCGGGGCGGAGCGCACCGTGGACGCCCGCACGCTGGACGCCGATCCGGCCGCGCTGGCGGACGAGGTGGACCGCGGGACCGTCTTCGGCCGGGTCACCCCGGATCAGAAGCGCGCCATGGTCAAGGCCCTGCAGTCCAAGGGCCACACCGTGGCCATGACCGGCGACGGCGTCAACGACGTCCTGGCCCTCAAGGACGCGGACATCGGGGTGGCCATGGGCGCCGGCAGTCCCGCCACCCGTGCCGTGGCCCAGATCGTGCTGCTCGACAACTCCTTCGCCACCCTCCCGCACGTCGTGGCCGAGGGGCGCCGGGTCATCGGCAACATCGAACGCGTCGCCACGCTGTTCCTGACCAAGACGGTCTACTCCGTGCTGCTGGCGATTCTCGTGGGGCTGCCCGGGCTGATCGGGCTGGACCAGGTGCCGTACCCGTTCCTGCCCCGCCACGTGACCATCGTGGGGTGGTTCACCATCGGCCTGCCCGCCTTCGTCCTGTCCCTCGCGCCCAACCATGACCGGGCTCAGCCGGGCTTCGCCTCCCGGGTCCTGCGGCGCGCGCTGCCGGCCGGCGTCGTCGTCGGCATCGCGGCGTTCGTGTCCTATCTCATGGTGCGCGGCGATGCCGTGCCGCAGGCGCAGAGTTCGACCGCGGCCCTGCTGACGCTCATGACGATCGCCCTGTGGGTGCTCGCGATCGTGGCGCGGCCGTACACCTGGTGGAAGGCGCTCCTGCTGACCGCGATGATCGGCGGGACGGTGGCCATGTTCGCGATCCCCGGGGCCCGCTCGGTGCTGCAGCTCGAGATCGGCGGACCGGCGCAGCTCTGGACGGCGTTCGGCGTCGCGGCCGTGGGCATCGTGCTGGTGGAGATCGCCTGGTGGTTCGGCAACCGGAAGTCCCGCGCCGCAGCCTGA
- a CDS encoding cupin domain-containing protein, with amino-acid sequence MKHQSVNIDTVLGSFQELWSPRILTQVNDWDVRLAKVEGSFVWHTHPDTDELFIVLDGALDIHVRESGEEQVVHLERNDVFVVPRGVEHRPESSEGATIMLFEPTGTLSTGDYEGEIPDHITSTTGLPA; translated from the coding sequence ATGAAGCATCAGAGCGTCAACATCGACACCGTCCTCGGCTCTTTCCAGGAACTGTGGAGCCCTCGGATCCTCACGCAGGTCAACGACTGGGACGTCCGCTTGGCCAAGGTCGAAGGATCGTTCGTCTGGCACACTCACCCGGACACGGACGAACTGTTCATCGTGCTGGACGGTGCCCTCGACATCCATGTCCGGGAGTCGGGAGAGGAACAGGTGGTGCACCTCGAGCGGAACGATGTCTTCGTCGTCCCGCGAGGAGTCGAGCACCGCCCTGAGTCATCGGAAGGGGCGACGATCATGCTGTTCGAACCGACCGGCACGTTGAGCACGGGTGATTATGAGGGGGAGATCCCGGACCACATCACGTCGACCACGGGCCTGCCCGCCTGA
- a CDS encoding phospholipase C, phosphocholine-specific, which produces MTSLPPASPDDNPTPGTTGLSRRGFLGATAAATALAAAGSLLPPSVQAAMARPVRPGGLQSIKHVVILMQENRSFDHYFGSLRGVRGYGDRSITRLPNGKSMYEQARPTGETVLPFSLRKAAELAGRPDSDIQYLGALDHSFAGTTKAWNNGWCDQWIPAKGPSTMTFYERADIPLQYELADTFTICDAYHCSVNGSTNPNRTYLWSGTTGYEPGSTQRAVTNAAYDYAHGGYDWTTYPERLEKAGVSWRIYQDWDNFTDNAVEYFQTFKKIGRTMLAAVDGNFRTTEEFYDSLHGKTPAEQDRLLAQLDAGRARLSKADQALFDKAMHRGRPDTLLERFAADITGRTLPKVSWLVPSAADSEHPSSSTPVGSANFVYRMLDIVASDPETWDSTAIFLNFDENDGYFDHVPPPVQPRPASGESTDWTTARPIGLGPRVPMTVVSPWTIGGHVSSEVFDHTSVLRFLEQWTGVQEPNISAWRREVCGDLTGVFDFTTGGTPPQLDHPAPVPAAVGRWHPVPPVAQVAPIQERGTRPARPLPYRPRVAASLHDDGVELSLRNAGTRSTHFTVYGYAGEVAEPRHVDVKSAETVRLPAPSGRVDLIVTGPNRFQYELKGTTAGAAAGVDVSVDRRTGDSLHLELRNNGTAAVTLCLTSLQYRDRTTTVRLKPGARKSLGWETKNGWYDVEITAEQDPTFRRRLTGCEENGRPGISG; this is translated from the coding sequence ATGACGTCGCTACCTCCCGCTTCCCCGGACGACAACCCCACTCCCGGCACCACCGGCCTGTCCCGCCGCGGCTTCCTCGGCGCCACCGCCGCCGCCACCGCGCTGGCCGCAGCGGGCTCCCTGCTGCCGCCGTCGGTGCAGGCCGCCATGGCCCGTCCCGTCCGCCCGGGCGGCCTCCAGTCCATCAAGCACGTGGTGATCCTGATGCAGGAGAATCGCTCCTTCGACCACTACTTCGGCTCGCTGCGCGGTGTGCGCGGCTATGGCGACCGGTCGATCACCCGCCTGCCCAACGGCAAGAGCATGTATGAACAAGCCCGCCCCACCGGCGAGACGGTCCTGCCGTTCTCACTCCGCAAAGCCGCGGAGCTCGCCGGCCGGCCGGATTCGGACATCCAGTACCTCGGCGCCCTGGACCACTCGTTCGCCGGCACCACCAAGGCCTGGAACAACGGCTGGTGCGACCAGTGGATCCCCGCGAAGGGCCCGTCCACCATGACGTTCTACGAGCGCGCCGACATCCCGCTGCAGTACGAACTCGCGGACACCTTCACCATCTGCGACGCGTACCACTGCTCCGTGAACGGCTCCACCAACCCCAACCGCACCTACCTCTGGAGCGGCACCACGGGCTACGAACCCGGCTCCACGCAGCGCGCCGTCACCAATGCGGCCTACGACTACGCACACGGCGGGTATGACTGGACCACCTACCCCGAGCGTCTCGAGAAGGCCGGGGTGTCCTGGCGGATCTACCAGGACTGGGACAACTTCACGGACAACGCCGTCGAATACTTCCAGACCTTCAAGAAGATCGGGCGCACCATGCTCGCGGCCGTGGACGGGAACTTCCGCACCACCGAGGAGTTCTACGACTCCCTGCACGGCAAGACCCCCGCCGAACAGGACCGTCTGCTGGCACAGCTCGACGCCGGGCGCGCCCGCCTGAGCAAGGCCGACCAGGCCCTGTTCGACAAGGCCATGCACCGCGGCCGACCGGACACGCTGCTGGAACGCTTCGCGGCGGACATCACCGGCCGCACGCTCCCGAAGGTCAGCTGGCTGGTCCCCTCCGCCGCCGACTCGGAACACCCCAGTTCCTCCACGCCCGTGGGCAGCGCGAACTTCGTCTACCGGATGCTGGACATCGTCGCCAGCGACCCGGAGACCTGGGACAGCACCGCGATCTTCCTGAACTTCGATGAGAACGACGGCTACTTCGACCACGTCCCGCCGCCCGTCCAGCCCCGCCCGGCCTCGGGCGAGTCCACCGACTGGACCACGGCCCGGCCCATCGGCCTGGGCCCGCGCGTTCCCATGACCGTGGTCTCCCCCTGGACCATCGGCGGGCACGTCAGCTCAGAGGTGTTCGACCACACCTCCGTGCTGCGCTTCCTCGAACAGTGGACCGGCGTGCAGGAACCGAACATCTCGGCGTGGCGCCGCGAGGTCTGCGGCGACCTCACCGGCGTCTTCGACTTCACGACGGGCGGCACCCCGCCGCAGCTCGATCACCCGGCGCCGGTCCCCGCCGCCGTGGGCCGCTGGCACCCGGTTCCCCCGGTCGCGCAGGTGGCCCCGATCCAGGAACGCGGCACCCGCCCGGCGCGGCCGCTCCCCTACCGGCCGCGCGTCGCCGCCTCGCTGCACGACGACGGCGTCGAGCTGTCGCTGCGCAACGCCGGCACCCGCTCCACGCACTTCACCGTGTACGGCTACGCGGGCGAGGTCGCCGAGCCGCGGCACGTGGACGTGAAGTCCGCGGAGACCGTCCGCCTTCCCGCGCCGAGCGGCCGGGTCGACCTGATCGTCACCGGCCCGAACCGCTTCCAGTACGAGCTCAAGGGCACGACGGCGGGCGCCGCGGCCGGCGTCGACGTCTCCGTGGATCGCCGCACAGGCGACTCGCTGCACCTGGAGCTGCGGAACAACGGGACCGCCGCGGTGACCCTGTGCCTGACCTCGCTGCAGTACCGGGACCGGACCACCACGGTGCGCCTGAAGCCGGGGGCGCGCAAGTCGCTCGGCTGGGAGACGAAGAACGGCTGGTACGACGTCGAGATCACGGCCGAGCAGGACCCGACGTTCCGCCGTCGTCTGACCGGCTGCGAGGAGAACGGCCGGCCCGGCATCTCCGGCTAG
- a CDS encoding VOC family protein has product MTGTPSLPAGSPCWVETLQPAPESAALFYGELFGWTFDEAGPDGSRVARLDGRRVAGVAQAPPILDRGAWVMYLLVTDLEATVDAVQEAGGTVLAGPLELQEGERTALFTDPAGAAFGVREGSAPTISEVVDVPDAWQMSALHTPDVEAAGAFYAAVFGWRMEPVPGSALALWRLDGSTRKAADPDLPDDVVAVATETPAAAGVPTHWAINVQVADADEVVRRVIELGGSVLMPPTDAPGFRNALIADLQGGVLAISQIVR; this is encoded by the coding sequence ATGACCGGCACCCCTTCACTTCCCGCAGGGTCGCCCTGCTGGGTCGAGACGCTTCAGCCCGCCCCGGAATCCGCAGCGTTGTTCTACGGTGAGCTGTTCGGCTGGACATTTGATGAGGCGGGCCCGGACGGCTCCCGTGTCGCGCGCCTCGACGGGAGGCGTGTGGCCGGCGTCGCGCAGGCACCGCCGATCCTCGACCGGGGCGCCTGGGTGATGTACCTCCTGGTGACTGACTTGGAGGCGACCGTCGACGCCGTCCAGGAAGCCGGAGGCACCGTGCTCGCCGGGCCCCTGGAACTCCAAGAGGGTGAGCGCACCGCGCTCTTCACGGACCCGGCAGGAGCGGCCTTCGGAGTGCGCGAAGGCAGTGCCCCGACCATCAGCGAAGTCGTCGATGTGCCTGACGCCTGGCAGATGAGCGCACTGCACACCCCCGACGTCGAGGCGGCCGGCGCGTTCTACGCCGCGGTTTTCGGGTGGCGGATGGAGCCAGTGCCCGGTTCGGCGCTCGCCCTCTGGCGCCTGGACGGCAGCACGCGCAAGGCCGCCGACCCGGACCTTCCCGACGACGTGGTCGCCGTGGCCACGGAAACCCCCGCGGCTGCGGGCGTTCCGACGCACTGGGCGATCAATGTGCAGGTCGCCGACGCGGATGAGGTCGTGCGCCGAGTCATCGAGCTGGGCGGGTCCGTGCTCATGCCGCCGACGGATGCGCCGGGCTTCCGGAACGCTCTGATCGCGGACCTTCAGGGTGGAGTGCTCGCCATCAGCCAGATCGTCAGGTGA
- a CDS encoding hydroxyacid dehydrogenase, which translates to MNTSSSSLPGSSPYRVALAMPAATAGQFFPEDVLRNLPPELSLVTETPLTEYGSPEALEVLGQVDALFTCWGTAWIDAAVLDRAPRLRSIHHAAGTVKPHLSRECWERGIRVTSAADENAIPVAEYTVAMILLANKKAFRLSGLLHRERAGLDPLTLFPDIGNHRRRVGIIGASRIGRHVLRLLKPYSLELCVADPYLSATEAESLGATLLPLDELVATSDVVSLHAPSLPSTAGMISRELLGTLRPGATFINTARGELVDQEALIERLALGDIDAILDVTTPWVLPEDSPLYTLPNVVLTPHIAGSLGTELERLAGSAITEAARAARGEPLLHEVTLAELDRMA; encoded by the coding sequence ATGAACACGTCCAGCAGCTCCCTCCCCGGCTCCTCCCCGTATCGCGTCGCCCTGGCCATGCCCGCGGCGACCGCCGGGCAGTTCTTCCCGGAGGACGTCCTGCGGAACCTCCCGCCGGAACTCTCCCTGGTCACCGAGACGCCCCTGACCGAGTACGGCTCCCCCGAGGCGCTCGAGGTCCTGGGCCAGGTCGACGCCCTCTTCACCTGCTGGGGCACCGCCTGGATCGACGCCGCCGTCCTGGACCGGGCCCCGCGGCTCCGCTCGATTCACCACGCGGCCGGCACGGTGAAGCCTCACCTCTCCCGGGAGTGCTGGGAACGGGGGATCCGGGTCACCTCCGCCGCGGACGAGAACGCCATCCCCGTCGCGGAGTACACCGTGGCCATGATCCTGCTGGCCAACAAGAAGGCCTTCCGGCTCAGCGGCCTGCTGCACCGCGAGCGCGCGGGGCTGGATCCCCTCACCCTGTTCCCGGACATCGGCAATCACCGCCGGAGGGTGGGCATCATCGGGGCGTCCCGGATCGGACGGCACGTGCTGCGTCTCCTGAAGCCGTACTCGCTGGAACTCTGCGTCGCGGACCCTTACCTGAGCGCCACGGAGGCGGAGTCCCTCGGGGCGACACTGCTCCCGCTGGACGAACTCGTCGCCACGAGCGACGTGGTCTCCCTCCACGCGCCGTCCCTGCCCAGCACGGCCGGGATGATCAGCCGGGAGCTGCTGGGAACCCTCAGGCCCGGGGCCACCTTCATCAACACCGCGCGGGGTGAACTCGTGGACCAGGAGGCGCTGATCGAACGCCTGGCCCTCGGCGACATCGACGCGATCCTGGACGTCACCACCCCGTGGGTGCTCCCGGAGGACTCACCGCTCTACACCCTGCCGAACGTCGTCCTCACCCCGCACATCGCCGGCTCCCTGGGCACCGAGCTGGAACGGCTCGCGGGAAGTGCGATCACGGAGGCCGCCCGCGCCGCCCGTGGTGAGCCCCTCCTCCACGAGGTGACGCTCGCCGAGCTGGACCGCATGGCCTGA
- a CDS encoding ATP-dependent Clp protease proteolytic subunit: MTDAPKQALFSESMRREFFERRVLVLDGVLDDDNGTVLATQLMLLAADDPSADIALWIHSPGGSVPAMLAIRDIMRTIPNDVSTLALGIACSAGQFLLSSGAQGKRKALPHSRILMHQGSAGIGGTAVDIALQADDLRHMRDTVLGLIAQDTGQPVERVHEDSLHDHWYTAEEARAYGFIDAVVGSFEEFRPSSRVAAGFAHATGGAVR; encoded by the coding sequence ATGACTGATGCTCCGAAACAAGCCCTCTTCTCCGAATCCATGCGGCGCGAGTTCTTCGAGCGCCGTGTCCTGGTGCTGGACGGCGTCCTCGACGACGACAACGGCACCGTCCTCGCCACCCAGCTGATGCTGCTGGCCGCCGATGACCCGTCGGCGGACATCGCTCTCTGGATCCATTCCCCGGGCGGCTCCGTTCCCGCGATGCTGGCGATCCGGGACATCATGCGGACCATCCCCAATGATGTCTCCACGCTCGCCCTCGGGATCGCGTGCAGCGCCGGGCAGTTCCTGCTCTCCTCCGGCGCCCAAGGCAAACGGAAGGCGCTCCCTCATTCCCGGATCCTGATGCACCAGGGCTCGGCGGGCATCGGGGGAACCGCGGTCGACATCGCCCTGCAGGCCGACGATCTTCGCCATATGCGCGACACCGTCCTCGGACTGATCGCCCAGGACACCGGCCAACCGGTGGAGCGCGTCCATGAGGACTCCCTGCACGACCACTGGTACACGGCGGAGGAGGCCAGGGCTTACGGCTTCATCGACGCGGTGGTCGGCTCCTTCGAGGAGTTCCGGCCGTCGTCGCGCGTCGCCGCAGGGTTCGCGCATGCCACGGGAGGGGCCGTCCGATGA
- a CDS encoding helix-turn-helix transcriptional regulator gives MAENPFREQRSEAPDVVARLSPVSPLRREPLWRHLLGGSLRRRRTERGETLETVAARAGVSTQYLSEIERGRKEPSSEIIAVVARALDVTLVDLTLDVAQALTVERPVVEQSMAGPTCFALAA, from the coding sequence ATGGCCGAGAATCCCTTCCGCGAACAGCGCTCCGAAGCCCCCGACGTCGTCGCTCGTCTCTCGCCGGTGAGCCCCCTGAGGCGGGAGCCGCTGTGGCGTCACCTCCTCGGCGGGTCGCTGCGCCGCCGGCGGACCGAGCGGGGTGAGACCCTCGAGACGGTCGCCGCGCGGGCCGGCGTTTCGACGCAGTACCTGTCCGAGATCGAGCGTGGCCGCAAGGAGCCGTCGAGCGAGATCATCGCCGTCGTGGCCCGTGCCCTGGACGTGACCCTCGTGGATCTCACGCTCGATGTGGCGCAGGCCCTCACGGTCGAGCGTCCCGTGGTGGAGCAGAGCATGGCCGGCCCGACCTGCTTCGCGCTGGCCGCCTGA
- a CDS encoding ATP-dependent Clp protease proteolytic subunit produces MSSYTIPNVIAQHPRGERIMDVYSHLLTERVVYLGTGIDAGVANALIAQLLYLEAQNPEHDIQLYVNCEGGDPSAMLAIYDTMTFIKPDVATTCVGQAVAVGAVLLAAGADGKRAALPHSRIVLHQPAAQGRGTIPDLILQADEVIRIRSDIEEALALHTGQSVETLRRDTDRDRTFTAQAARDYGLLDLVITRR; encoded by the coding sequence ATGAGCAGCTACACGATTCCGAACGTCATCGCCCAGCATCCGCGCGGTGAACGCATCATGGACGTCTACTCGCACCTGCTCACCGAACGGGTGGTCTACCTCGGCACGGGGATCGATGCCGGCGTCGCCAACGCGCTCATCGCGCAGCTGCTGTATCTCGAGGCGCAGAACCCGGAGCATGACATCCAGCTCTACGTCAACTGCGAGGGCGGCGACCCGAGCGCCATGCTGGCGATCTACGACACCATGACGTTCATCAAGCCGGACGTGGCGACCACGTGTGTCGGGCAGGCCGTCGCGGTGGGGGCGGTCCTGCTCGCCGCCGGCGCGGACGGCAAGAGAGCGGCGCTTCCGCACTCCCGCATCGTGCTCCATCAGCCCGCGGCGCAGGGCCGGGGGACGATTCCCGACCTCATCCTGCAGGCCGACGAGGTGATCCGCATCCGCTCAGATATCGAGGAGGCGCTCGCGCTGCACACGGGCCAGAGTGTGGAGACCCTGCGCCGGGACACCGACCGGGACCGCACCTTCACCGCTCAGGCGGCGCGCGACTACGGCTTGCTGGACCTCGTGATCACGAGACGCTGA